In the Bradyrhizobium guangzhouense genome, one interval contains:
- a CDS encoding MATE family efflux transporter, with amino-acid sequence MPQPARQTAKELLDGPILPTLLSLAWPNALGFSAGALVAIAETSYIGRLGIEALAAMALVFPLVMLTMSMAGAAMGGGVAAAIARALGAGDRDRAEDLATHALLIAIVFGLAFMLGMLVGGRRLLELLGGRGDVLEQATAYSRVYFGGAVLIWLVNILAGVLRGTGNMKLPSLLVINSAICQIILGRTLGLGLGPVPQFGMPGVATGLLIAGTTNIAAMCWYLFSGRGRIAPRLRGFRMQWALFADILKVGVVACFSPLQNALINLILAHLLAAFGTATLAAYGIGTRLEYVLATIAFSFGVGSVPMIGVAIGAGRTARARRVAWTTGLVAFIVIGALAGAVALVPDPWISLFIDDASAHAASRQFLRTVAPFYALIGLASAMYFSSQGAGNVLGPVLAQTVRLIFIALGGWYLMSKAATPGSFFALIAASMMLLGTLSCVAVALTRWGPKADTKR; translated from the coding sequence TTGCCGCAGCCCGCTCGCCAAACCGCGAAAGAGCTGCTCGACGGACCGATTCTGCCGACGCTGCTCTCACTTGCCTGGCCGAATGCGCTCGGGTTTTCGGCCGGAGCGCTCGTTGCGATCGCCGAGACTTCATATATCGGCAGATTGGGGATCGAAGCGCTGGCCGCGATGGCGCTGGTATTTCCCCTCGTGATGTTGACCATGAGCATGGCCGGCGCAGCCATGGGCGGCGGCGTAGCGGCAGCTATTGCTCGCGCACTCGGTGCCGGCGACCGTGACCGGGCCGAGGACCTAGCGACGCACGCGCTCCTGATTGCGATCGTCTTCGGCCTCGCCTTCATGTTGGGCATGCTGGTCGGCGGCCGGCGATTGCTCGAACTATTGGGCGGCCGGGGCGACGTGCTGGAGCAGGCAACCGCGTATAGCCGAGTTTATTTCGGCGGAGCGGTGCTGATCTGGCTGGTCAATATTCTAGCCGGTGTCTTGCGCGGCACAGGCAACATGAAACTGCCGTCGCTGTTGGTCATCAATTCCGCGATCTGCCAAATCATCCTCGGCCGCACGCTGGGTCTTGGTCTCGGGCCGGTGCCGCAGTTCGGAATGCCGGGCGTCGCGACGGGATTGCTGATTGCCGGAACCACAAATATTGCGGCGATGTGCTGGTATCTGTTCTCTGGCCGAGGTCGCATCGCGCCGCGCCTACGCGGATTTCGCATGCAATGGGCATTGTTTGCCGACATCCTCAAAGTCGGCGTCGTCGCCTGTTTCTCCCCGCTGCAAAACGCACTGATCAACCTCATTCTCGCTCACCTTCTGGCCGCGTTCGGCACCGCTACCCTTGCGGCCTACGGCATCGGCACGCGCCTTGAATATGTGCTCGCGACCATTGCCTTCTCCTTCGGCGTCGGCTCAGTGCCGATGATCGGCGTCGCGATCGGCGCAGGGCGCACGGCGCGCGCTCGCAGGGTGGCCTGGACGACGGGGCTCGTGGCCTTCATCGTGATCGGCGCACTAGCAGGCGCCGTCGCGCTGGTCCCAGACCCCTGGATAAGTCTCTTCATCGACGACGCCAGCGCACATGCCGCCAGCCGGCAATTTCTCCGGACCGTCGCACCTTTCTATGCCCTTATCGGACTGGCCTCGGCGATGTACTTCTCGTCGCAGGGCGCAGGTAACGTGCTTGGCCCAGTGCTGGCGCAGACGGTGCGCCTCATCTTCATCGCGCTTGGCGGCTGGTATTTAATGTCAAAGGCGGCAACCCCAGGAAGCTTCTTCGCGCTGATCGCCGCATCGATGATGTTGCTCGGTACCCTTTCTTGCGTAGCAGTTGCGCTTACGCGCTGGGGACCGAAGGCCGATACGAAGCGTTAG
- a CDS encoding SDR family NAD(P)-dependent oxidoreductase translates to MTKRLEGKVALVTGASKGIGAEISARLAAEGAAVAVNYSSSKQAADRVVAAITAKGGKAVAVHGNLAEPKDVKNVVAETVKAFGAIDILVNNAGVYEFAPLEAITPEHFHKHFDLNVLGLLLISGEAAKHFNASGGSIINISSGVSTIAPANTAVYTATKASVDAISAVLSKELAPRKIRVNAVNPGMIATEGVVSAGLHEGDMRKWIESTTPLGRIGKVEEIAAAVAFFASDDASYVTGETLHVTGGLR, encoded by the coding sequence ATGACCAAGAGACTCGAAGGCAAAGTTGCGCTGGTGACCGGCGCATCCAAGGGCATAGGTGCCGAAATCTCCGCCCGGCTCGCGGCCGAGGGTGCGGCGGTTGCCGTCAATTACAGCTCCAGCAAGCAGGCCGCCGACCGGGTGGTCGCCGCCATCACCGCCAAGGGCGGCAAAGCCGTCGCGGTCCATGGCAATCTGGCCGAGCCTAAGGACGTGAAGAACGTCGTCGCGGAGACGGTGAAGGCGTTCGGTGCGATCGACATCCTCGTCAACAATGCCGGCGTCTACGAGTTCGCCCCGCTCGAGGCCATCACGCCCGAGCATTTCCACAAACATTTCGACCTCAACGTGCTCGGCCTGCTGCTGATTTCGGGTGAAGCGGCGAAGCACTTCAACGCCAGTGGTGGAAGTATCATCAACATCTCTTCCGGCGTATCGACCATCGCGCCGGCAAACACCGCCGTGTACACCGCGACCAAAGCTTCGGTGGATGCGATCTCCGCCGTGCTGTCGAAGGAGCTCGCGCCGCGCAAGATTCGCGTCAACGCCGTCAATCCCGGCATGATCGCAACAGAAGGCGTCGTGTCGGCGGGCCTGCACGAGGGCGACATGCGCAAGTGGATCGAATCCACGACCCCGCTTGGCCGCATCGGCAAGGTCGAGGAGATCGCTGCCGCGGTGGCCTTCTTCGCATCCGACGATGCGTCCTACGTCACCGGCGAGACACTTCACGTCACCGGCGGCCTTCGCTAG
- a CDS encoding ArsR/SmtB family transcription factor, with product MAQFVHPAREEITLAGVLGALADPMRLRIVKSLATQKDCMSCTEAAPCPDMAKSTLSNHFRILREAGLVRTSKQGVQHRNVLREEDINARFPKLLKMILSFPE from the coding sequence ATGGCGCAGTTCGTTCACCCGGCGCGGGAGGAGATCACACTGGCCGGGGTGCTTGGCGCGCTGGCCGATCCCATGCGGCTGCGTATCGTCAAGAGTCTGGCCACGCAGAAGGATTGCATGTCGTGCACCGAGGCGGCGCCTTGTCCCGACATGGCGAAATCGACCCTGTCGAACCATTTTCGCATTCTGCGGGAGGCCGGCCTGGTCCGGACGTCAAAGCAAGGCGTCCAGCACCGCAACGTCCTGCGCGAGGAAGACATCAACGCGCGATTTCCGAAGCTGCTCAAGATGATCCTGAGCTTTCCGGAGTGA
- a CDS encoding GntR family transcriptional regulator, with amino-acid sequence MHSIGGFSGGARAARGRSTGGSKVDQAYLALKRAIVSGALQPETPIDKNEWCARFDVSKLSITTAVNRLAFEGLVVVEPQRGSYVAKIHLEDVRQWMLMRRALEVEIVGVCAASMSDDAIATLGQNLAYQKAAIASGDLEGFHELDTRFHRQMTESLSLARVGEVLDPIRTHLERVRRTLLPEPGRPKGTYTEHEAIFRGIADRNPEKARREMANHLDRVARELQAFVEKHPGFFES; translated from the coding sequence ATGCATTCAATCGGCGGGTTCAGTGGCGGCGCGAGGGCGGCGCGCGGGCGCAGCACCGGCGGCTCGAAAGTCGATCAGGCCTATCTTGCGCTGAAGCGCGCCATCGTCTCGGGCGCGCTTCAACCGGAAACGCCGATCGACAAGAACGAATGGTGCGCGCGCTTCGACGTGTCGAAGCTGTCGATCACGACGGCGGTCAACCGGCTCGCCTTCGAGGGCCTGGTCGTGGTCGAGCCGCAGCGCGGCTCCTACGTCGCCAAGATTCATCTCGAGGATGTCCGGCAGTGGATGCTGATGCGTCGCGCGCTGGAGGTCGAAATCGTCGGCGTCTGCGCGGCCAGCATGTCGGATGATGCGATCGCCACGCTCGGTCAGAATCTCGCTTATCAAAAAGCTGCGATCGCGAGTGGAGACCTCGAAGGCTTCCACGAGCTCGATACCAGGTTTCATCGCCAGATGACCGAGAGCCTGAGCCTCGCGCGGGTCGGCGAGGTTCTCGACCCGATCCGAACTCACCTCGAGCGTGTTCGCCGCACGCTGCTGCCCGAGCCGGGTCGCCCCAAAGGCACTTACACGGAGCACGAGGCGATTTTCCGCGGCATTGCAGATCGCAATCCGGAAAAGGCCAGACGCGAGATGGCGAACCATCTCGACCGCGTCGCACGCGAGCTGCAGGCCTTCGTGGAGAAGCATCCCGGCTTCTTCGAGAGCTAA
- a CDS encoding sugar ABC transporter ATP-binding protein: MEPRFGALGADEERGASRSSRVVELGSRAGVPESHAVLRAERISKSFAGVRALHDVDFELRHGEVHALMGENGAGKSTLMKILAGVHTSYAGTIAVEGQAAAFSGVRDAEEAGVAIIHQELNLVPELSVADNIFLGREPLIGGVWIDRRRMVRAAERLLTRLGVAIAPDTRISGLRVGEQQLVEIAKALSLNARILIMDEPTSALSSSECETLFKIVRQLASEGVAIIYTSHRIEEVMELADRVTVLRDGRGVVTAPIDELSRGAIISAMVGREMAANERGIAVKDGAVVLAVADLTLDTLGPHGWRRTLHGVSFELKRGEILGIGGLLGSGRTEILESIFGVARGWRSGRIAIEGAAVEIASPADAYRLGVALVSEDRKERGLHLAASICDNVALPSIGALSRFGLRAFARERALAADMVKRLSVRCTGIGQEAAALSGGNQQKVVIGKWLATEPRILLLDEPTRGIDIGAKQEIYRLIFDLAAQGLGIIVVTSEMPELLLLSDRILVMCEGRQTGILAREQATQETVMRLAAPGMANWSQEAVS, translated from the coding sequence ATGGAGCCACGTTTCGGCGCGCTCGGGGCGGACGAAGAGCGCGGTGCGTCGCGCTCGTCTCGCGTGGTCGAACTCGGCAGCCGCGCCGGCGTGCCTGAAAGCCACGCCGTCCTCCGCGCGGAGCGGATCTCCAAATCCTTTGCCGGCGTGAGGGCGCTCCACGACGTCGACTTCGAGCTGCGCCACGGCGAAGTGCACGCGCTGATGGGCGAGAACGGTGCCGGCAAGAGCACCCTGATGAAAATCCTGGCCGGCGTGCACACGAGCTACGCCGGCACCATTGCGGTCGAGGGCCAGGCTGCGGCCTTCAGCGGCGTGCGCGATGCCGAAGAGGCGGGCGTTGCCATCATCCACCAGGAGCTCAACCTCGTTCCCGAGCTGAGCGTCGCCGACAATATCTTCCTCGGCCGGGAACCGCTGATCGGCGGCGTCTGGATCGACCGGCGCCGGATGGTCAGAGCCGCCGAACGCCTGCTGACGCGCCTTGGCGTCGCCATCGCGCCTGATACCAGGATATCGGGCTTGCGCGTCGGCGAGCAGCAGCTCGTCGAGATCGCCAAGGCGCTGTCGCTCAACGCGCGCATCCTCATCATGGACGAGCCGACCTCGGCGCTGTCGTCGTCGGAATGCGAGACGCTGTTCAAGATCGTGCGTCAGCTCGCAAGCGAAGGCGTCGCGATCATCTACACCTCGCACCGCATCGAGGAGGTGATGGAGCTTGCCGACCGCGTCACCGTGCTGCGCGACGGAAGGGGCGTGGTGACGGCCCCAATCGACGAGCTCTCGCGCGGCGCCATCATCTCGGCGATGGTCGGCCGCGAGATGGCTGCGAACGAGCGCGGCATAGCCGTGAAGGATGGCGCGGTCGTCCTTGCGGTCGCAGACCTGACGCTGGATACGCTCGGGCCGCACGGATGGCGGCGGACGCTGCACGGCGTCAGTTTCGAGCTGAAGCGCGGCGAGATCCTCGGTATCGGCGGCCTGCTCGGGTCCGGCCGGACCGAGATTCTGGAATCGATCTTCGGCGTGGCGCGCGGCTGGCGGAGCGGCCGCATCGCGATCGAGGGTGCGGCGGTCGAGATCGCCTCTCCCGCCGACGCCTATCGTCTCGGCGTCGCGCTCGTCAGCGAGGACCGCAAGGAGCGCGGGCTGCATCTGGCCGCCTCGATCTGCGACAATGTCGCGCTGCCCTCGATCGGCGCGCTCTCGCGATTTGGCCTGCGCGCCTTCGCCAGGGAGCGCGCACTCGCCGCCGACATGGTCAAGCGATTGTCGGTTCGCTGCACCGGCATCGGCCAGGAAGCCGCCGCGCTGTCCGGCGGCAACCAGCAAAAGGTCGTGATCGGCAAGTGGCTGGCGACCGAGCCGCGCATCCTGCTCCTCGACGAGCCGACCCGCGGCATCGATATCGGCGCCAAGCAGGAGATCTACCGCTTGATCTTCGATCTCGCCGCACAAGGGCTCGGCATCATCGTGGTCACCTCGGAAATGCCCGAGCTGCTGCTGTTGTCCGACCGCATCCTCGTGATGTGCGAGGGACGGCAGACCGGGATCCTCGCGCGCGAGCAGGCGACGCAGGAGACTGTGATGCGCCTTGCGGCGCCTGGCATGGCGAACTGGTCGCAGGAAGCCGTATCATGA
- a CDS encoding ABC transporter permease yields MKALFRLLSRTKLYWGLLLICLIGALISPHTSSGHNIFLSYGNLTDVLRQVSITGLVATGMTMVILLGGIDLSVGSVMGFSTVICAMLLTKPGWTSASVLGVPAAILVGGTAVALAARFVFSGLARGRDVSAGRRREISLPRWQSIGLPGLLGLLAAVAIGWWTINQVPGKFGVLGVLVIAPCLAMLLGGINGLLIVAGRLQPFIATLAMMVSALGIARLTAGSDNAVVPVYTGTNATEAFELLRSMLWGVLPVPSVFFLAAICLFGAILRFTTFGRYAYAIGGNVEAAKLSGIKVAQVQLTAYLLSGLLAGIAGVLFVAQYRQGKPDAGTGLELDAIAAVVIGGTSLMGGRGGLAGTFVGVLIFGLLSDILQLQNIDSNVQLVMKGLIIVCTVLVQEQNLGQLAARWRHRKSGEAQADPRTVETHRPPSAAKAELAREDLDEAS; encoded by the coding sequence ATGAAAGCCTTGTTCCGCCTGCTCTCCCGCACCAAGCTCTATTGGGGTCTCCTGCTGATCTGCCTGATCGGCGCCCTGATCTCGCCGCACACCTCGTCCGGCCACAACATCTTCCTGTCCTACGGCAATCTGACCGACGTGCTGCGCCAGGTCTCGATCACCGGCCTCGTCGCGACCGGAATGACCATGGTCATCCTGCTCGGCGGCATCGATCTGTCGGTCGGCTCGGTGATGGGCTTTTCGACGGTGATCTGCGCGATGCTGCTGACCAAGCCCGGCTGGACCTCGGCGTCCGTCCTCGGCGTGCCGGCGGCGATCCTCGTTGGCGGCACTGCTGTGGCGCTGGCTGCGCGCTTCGTGTTCTCCGGCCTCGCGCGTGGCCGCGACGTCAGTGCCGGACGGCGACGCGAGATCTCGCTGCCGCGCTGGCAGAGCATCGGCCTGCCGGGATTGCTGGGCCTCCTCGCCGCCGTCGCGATCGGCTGGTGGACGATCAACCAGGTGCCGGGCAAATTCGGCGTTCTCGGCGTGCTGGTGATCGCGCCTTGTCTCGCGATGCTGCTCGGCGGCATCAACGGCCTGTTGATCGTCGCCGGCCGGCTGCAGCCGTTCATCGCCACGCTCGCGATGATGGTCAGCGCACTCGGCATCGCGCGACTGACCGCGGGGTCCGACAATGCAGTGGTGCCCGTCTACACCGGCACCAATGCGACCGAGGCCTTCGAGCTGCTGCGCTCGATGCTGTGGGGCGTGTTGCCGGTTCCGAGCGTGTTCTTCCTCGCGGCGATCTGCCTGTTCGGGGCGATCCTGCGTTTCACCACCTTTGGGCGCTATGCCTACGCGATCGGCGGCAATGTCGAGGCTGCAAAGCTGTCCGGCATCAAGGTCGCGCAGGTGCAGCTCACGGCCTATTTGCTGTCGGGCCTGCTCGCGGGGATCGCCGGCGTGCTGTTCGTCGCGCAATACCGGCAGGGCAAGCCCGACGCAGGCACCGGCCTCGAGCTCGACGCCATCGCCGCCGTGGTGATCGGCGGCACCAGCCTGATGGGCGGCCGCGGCGGCCTCGCCGGCACCTTCGTCGGCGTCCTGATCTTCGGCCTGCTCTCCGACATCCTGCAGCTCCAGAACATCGACTCCAACGTCCAGCTGGTGATGAAGGGCTTGATCATCGTCTGCACCGTGCTGGTGCAGGAACAGAATCTCGGCCAGCTCGCCGCACGATGGCGGCACCGCAAATCGGGCGAAGCACAGGCCGATCCGAGAACGGTCGAAACCCATCGGCCGCCAAGCGCCGCAAAGGCTGAACTCGCAAGGGAGGATCTCGATGAAGCGTCGTGA
- a CDS encoding substrate-binding domain-containing protein, whose product MTIYLPAGWTPARAAGKSKVGFSQCTTLEPWRVQFNKDIQAEAKNHPDIDLIITDGQDKTEKQVADCDNLIVQQVNVLLISPKESAGLTGVVEKAIDAKIPVIVLDRNVDTKRITQFIGGDNVAIGKAAGEHAVKLLGGPGKAAGNVVEIWGGMGTQPAHDRHDGFHAFTDKEPGIKYLLNNQSGDWKQDKAYDIMTTALRNNEKIDMVYGHNDPMAYGAYLAAKDAGRDKDIKFIIGIDGLPDEGVTWVSKGQLTATFLYATPGAEGLRQAAKLLKGEKLQPVITLPTMLITKENAPDILKKNGLL is encoded by the coding sequence ATGACGATCTATCTGCCCGCCGGCTGGACGCCGGCCAGGGCTGCCGGCAAGTCGAAAGTCGGTTTCAGCCAGTGCACCACGCTGGAGCCGTGGCGCGTGCAGTTCAACAAGGACATCCAGGCTGAAGCCAAGAACCATCCCGACATCGACCTCATCATCACGGATGGCCAGGACAAGACCGAGAAGCAGGTCGCCGATTGCGACAATCTGATCGTGCAGCAGGTCAACGTGCTGCTGATCTCGCCCAAGGAATCGGCCGGCCTGACCGGCGTGGTCGAGAAGGCCATCGACGCCAAGATTCCGGTCATCGTGCTCGACCGCAATGTCGACACCAAGCGCATCACCCAGTTCATCGGCGGCGACAATGTCGCGATCGGCAAGGCGGCCGGCGAGCACGCCGTGAAGCTGCTCGGCGGTCCGGGCAAGGCCGCCGGCAACGTCGTCGAAATCTGGGGCGGCATGGGCACCCAGCCCGCGCACGACCGCCACGACGGCTTCCACGCCTTCACCGACAAGGAGCCCGGCATCAAGTACCTGCTCAACAACCAGTCGGGCGACTGGAAGCAGGACAAGGCCTACGACATCATGACGACGGCGCTGCGCAACAACGAGAAGATCGACATGGTCTATGGCCATAACGATCCGATGGCCTATGGCGCCTATCTCGCCGCCAAGGACGCCGGCCGCGACAAGGACATCAAGTTCATCATCGGGATCGACGGATTGCCTGATGAAGGCGTCACCTGGGTCTCCAAGGGCCAACTCACCGCGACGTTCCTCTACGCAACGCCAGGCGCGGAAGGATTGAGGCAGGCGGCAAAGCTGCTCAAGGGCGAGAAGCTCCAGCCCGTCATCACCCTGCCGACGATGCTGATCACCAAGGAGAACGCGCCCGACATCCTGAAGAAGAACGGGCTGCTCTGA
- a CDS encoding DUF1349 domain-containing protein, with the protein MSADIFARQDGVWLNEPKRWTAQGDSLALVTDKATDFWQKTHYGFCRDSGHFLGFPTAAAFTAELRIQGDFQELYDQAGIMVRIDAQHWLKAGIEFSDGRAMLSSVLTIGQSDWATAPYEHDAGDFRMRVTVADGVVRLQASADGRTWPLVRLAPFAAARSFLVGPMACTPEREGLPVRFTGFSLKSPLGKDLHDLS; encoded by the coding sequence ATGAGCGCTGACATCTTCGCCAGGCAGGATGGCGTCTGGCTGAATGAACCGAAACGCTGGACCGCGCAGGGCGACAGCCTCGCGCTCGTCACCGACAAGGCCACCGATTTCTGGCAGAAGACGCACTATGGGTTTTGCCGCGACAGCGGCCATTTTCTGGGCTTTCCGACCGCGGCGGCGTTCACCGCCGAGCTGCGGATCCAGGGCGACTTTCAGGAGCTCTACGATCAAGCCGGCATCATGGTGCGCATCGATGCGCAGCACTGGCTCAAGGCCGGAATCGAGTTTTCGGACGGCCGCGCGATGCTCTCGAGCGTCTTGACCATTGGGCAGTCGGATTGGGCAACCGCGCCCTATGAGCACGATGCCGGCGATTTCCGGATGCGCGTCACCGTCGCCGACGGCGTCGTTCGATTGCAGGCGTCGGCTGACGGCAGGACCTGGCCCCTCGTCCGATTGGCGCCGTTCGCCGCGGCGCGATCCTTTCTCGTCGGGCCGATGGCTTGCACACCGGAACGCGAGGGATTGCCGGTCAGGTTCACGGGATTTTCGCTGAAATCGCCGCTCGGCAAGGATCTGCACGATCTCAGCTAG
- a CDS encoding tyrosinase family protein, whose translation MLVRKNVWELGGDWADPILWYARAVGALKPKPISDRTSWRFWAGMHGYNQGLWEFYGYKAAKEKLPAKADFDEFWQQCQHGSWYFLPWHRGYLIGFEKLIRATVVSLKGPADWTLPYWNYFKSGQNGLPPAFGSPDWPDGKGNNPLFVEQRWGPDPKKPGKVFVPLNAVNLDAMGIHEFTGVASGGDRGFGGVDTGFEHGGTKHGDIESQPHDQVHGLVGGEKMFPKASPRPLPGLMSAPDTAGLDPIFWLHHANIDRLWQSWRLSDHRNTDPEESSWKKGPASHGKHQFVVPLPDGSPWVYTPQQMSDFAGVGYTYSDFSPAGTPLAAVASATAAPSGAATMAKSTGAAVEVVGVSAKALAVAGNGAQTSVPVEPQMHAKVASKMATTAAPGAREERVFLNLENVRGYSDATVLQVYVHFAGKDGTPSAERQVGSIGLFGITKATETDAGHTGGGLSYALNITKPYQEFAGSANVDLANIGVRLEAVAPVQQSAEVSVGRISIVRQGD comes from the coding sequence ATGCTGGTTCGGAAGAACGTCTGGGAATTAGGCGGCGACTGGGCTGATCCGATTCTCTGGTATGCGCGCGCGGTTGGCGCGCTGAAGCCCAAGCCGATCAGCGATCGAACCAGCTGGCGCTTCTGGGCCGGCATGCACGGTTACAACCAGGGCCTGTGGGAGTTCTATGGCTACAAGGCGGCCAAGGAAAAATTGCCGGCGAAGGCTGATTTCGACGAATTCTGGCAGCAATGCCAGCATGGCAGCTGGTATTTTCTCCCGTGGCATCGCGGCTATCTGATCGGGTTCGAGAAGCTCATTCGCGCGACCGTCGTCAGCCTCAAGGGACCGGCCGACTGGACCTTGCCCTACTGGAATTATTTCAAATCCGGCCAGAACGGCTTGCCGCCGGCGTTCGGAAGCCCGGACTGGCCCGACGGCAAGGGCAACAACCCTCTCTTCGTCGAACAACGGTGGGGGCCTGACCCCAAGAAGCCCGGCAAGGTCTTCGTCCCGCTCAATGCGGTGAACCTGGATGCGATGGGCATTCACGAGTTCACGGGTGTGGCCAGTGGCGGCGATCGCGGCTTCGGCGGCGTCGACACCGGCTTCGAGCACGGCGGCACCAAGCATGGCGACATCGAAAGCCAACCGCACGACCAGGTTCACGGCCTGGTCGGTGGGGAGAAGATGTTCCCGAAAGCGAGCCCCCGGCCATTGCCCGGATTGATGTCCGCACCGGATACGGCGGGCCTCGACCCGATTTTCTGGCTGCACCATGCGAACATCGATCGGCTTTGGCAAAGCTGGCGGCTGAGCGACCACAGAAACACCGATCCGGAAGAGAGCAGCTGGAAGAAGGGGCCTGCCAGCCACGGCAAGCACCAATTCGTCGTGCCGTTGCCGGACGGTTCACCCTGGGTCTACACGCCGCAACAGATGTCGGACTTTGCCGGCGTAGGCTATACTTACAGCGATTTCTCGCCGGCCGGCACGCCGCTGGCAGCAGTTGCCAGCGCGACGGCGGCACCGTCAGGAGCGGCTACGATGGCGAAATCGACCGGAGCGGCAGTCGAGGTGGTTGGCGTCAGCGCAAAGGCGCTTGCCGTTGCAGGAAACGGTGCGCAGACCTCCGTCCCGGTCGAACCGCAGATGCATGCGAAAGTCGCGAGCAAGATGGCCACCACGGCCGCGCCGGGTGCGCGGGAGGAGCGGGTCTTCCTCAATCTGGAGAACGTGCGCGGCTATTCGGATGCGACCGTCCTGCAGGTCTATGTGCACTTTGCGGGCAAGGACGGCACGCCGTCCGCGGAGCGGCAAGTCGGAAGCATCGGGCTGTTCGGCATCACCAAGGCGACCGAGACGGATGCCGGGCATACGGGCGGCGGCTTGTCCTACGCGCTGAACATCACCAAGCCCTACCAGGAGTTCGCCGGTTCGGCGAATGTCGATCTCGCGAACATCGGTGTTCGTCTGGAGGCCGTCGCGCCGGTGCAGCAGTCGGCCGAGGTGAGTGTCGGCCGCATCAGCATCGTGCGGCAAGGCGACTGA